One Symphalangus syndactylus isolate Jambi chromosome 9, NHGRI_mSymSyn1-v2.1_pri, whole genome shotgun sequence DNA segment encodes these proteins:
- the RBM43 gene encoding RNA-binding protein 43 isoform X3 gives MASVLNVKESKAPERTVVVAGLPVDLFSDQLLAILVKSHFQDIKNEGGDVEDVIYPTRTKGVAYVIFKEKKVAENVIRQKKHWLARKARHAELTVSHFSDKIFISVNAILDLSVFGKEVILETLVKDLKKKIPSLSFSSLKPSGRISVEGSFLAFKRLKESLLIQEIIN, from the exons ATG GCATCAGTTTTGAATGTCAAGGAATCCAAAGCTCCTGAAAGAACAGTTGTAGTTGCTGGTCTTCCAGTTGACCTTTTTAGTGATCAGTTATTGGCCATATTAGTGAAGAGCCACTTCCAAGACATTAAGAATGAGGGTGGAGATGTTGAAGATGTGATATATCCGACAAGAACCAAGGGAGTTGCATAtgtaatattcaaagaaaaaaaag TTGCAGAGAATGTCATCAGACAAAAGAAACACTGGCTAGCAAGGAAGGCTAGACATGCTGAACTCACAGTCTCTCATTTTAGTGACAAG ATCTTCATCTCTGTAAATGCCATCCTTGATCTTTCTGTTTTTGGGAAAGAAGTTATTCTAGAAACTCTGGTAAaggacctgaaaaaaaaaatcccgagTTTAAGCTTCAGTTCTTTGAAACCCAGTGGAAGAATCTCCGTGGAAGGATCATTTCTGGCTTTCAAGAGGCTCAAAGAGTCTTTGCTA
- the RBM43 gene encoding RNA-binding protein 43 isoform X1: protein MASVLNVKESKAPERTVVVAGLPVDLFSDQLLAILVKSHFQDIKNEGGDVEDVIYPTRTKGVAYVIFKEKKVAENVIRQKKHWLARKARHAELTVSHFSDKIFISVNAILDLSVFGKEVILETLVKDLKKKIPSLSFSSLKPSGRISVEGSFLAFKRLKESLLVRAYSLLKKDRNFTSEGRKWNRQNPQRNLQRSSNSMASVRALVPETARSGEMLVLDTDVFLYLKHKCRSYESTLKKFHILSQEKVDGEITTICLKNVQVGSQPNNVKHVKEFIEEWSHALYLKLRKETFILEGKENREKRMIKRACEQLSSRYLEVLINVYRTHIDIIGSSSDTYLFKKGVMKLIGQKVS, encoded by the exons ATG GCATCAGTTTTGAATGTCAAGGAATCCAAAGCTCCTGAAAGAACAGTTGTAGTTGCTGGTCTTCCAGTTGACCTTTTTAGTGATCAGTTATTGGCCATATTAGTGAAGAGCCACTTCCAAGACATTAAGAATGAGGGTGGAGATGTTGAAGATGTGATATATCCGACAAGAACCAAGGGAGTTGCATAtgtaatattcaaagaaaaaaaag TTGCAGAGAATGTCATCAGACAAAAGAAACACTGGCTAGCAAGGAAGGCTAGACATGCTGAACTCACAGTCTCTCATTTTAGTGACAAG ATCTTCATCTCTGTAAATGCCATCCTTGATCTTTCTGTTTTTGGGAAAGAAGTTATTCTAGAAACTCTGGTAAaggacctgaaaaaaaaaatcccgagTTTAAGCTTCAGTTCTTTGAAACCCAGTGGAAGAATCTCCGTGGAAGGATCATTTCTGGCTTTCAAGAGGCTCAAAGAGTCTTTGCTAGTAAGAGCatattctctcttaaaaaaagacagaaattttacCAGTGAGGGGAGAAAGTGGAATAGACAAAATCCCCAAAGGAATCTACAGAGAAGTAGTAACTCTATGGCGTCAGTCAGGGCCTTAGTACCTGAGACTGCTAGAAGTGGAGAAATGCTTGTGCTTGACACAGATGTTTTTCTTTACCTGAAACACAAGTGTAGATCTTATGAAAGCACACTGAAAAAATTCCACATTCTGAGTCAGGAGAAAGTGGATGGTGAAATCACCACAATTTGTCTAAAAAACGTTCAAGTTGGTTCTCAGCCAAACAATGTAAAACATGTAAAAGAGTTCATTGAGGAATGGTCACATGCTCTTTACTTAAAGCTTAGAAAAGAGACATTTATtttggaaggaaaggaaaatagagagaaaagaatgatcAAAAGGGCATGTGAACAATTAAGTTCGAGATACCTTGAAGTCCTGATTAACGTTTATAGGACACACATTGACATTATAGGATCTTCTTCTGACACTTACCTGTTTAAAAAAGGGGTCATGAAATTAATAGGGCAAAAGGTTAGTTAA